In Mycoplasma sp. OR1901, the genomic window TCTGGTGAAGTAAAACTTTATAACAATAATGTTGAAAAATTTAGTTTTAAAGACTGAGAAAAATCACACTATCGTGGAAGAGTTGTTTCTGCAGTGTTCCAAAACCCAATGTCAACACTAAACCCTACAATGAAAGTTGGAGAACAAATCATTGAAGGTATGTTAGAAAACAAAGTTGTTACAAACCGTAAAGAAGCTTACAAAAGAGCTGTAGAGTTCTTAAAATTAACTAAAATTAACGACCCTGAAGCGGTTATGAAATTATACCCACACGAAATGTCAGGTGGTATGATTCAACGTATTGTTATTGCAGCTATTGTTGCTTTAGAACCTAAAATTTTAGTTATGGATGAACCAACAACTGCTCTTGATCCTACAGTTCAAGCACTTGTTTTAGACATAATTAAAGAATTACAAGAAAAATTAAAACTATCAATAGTATTCATTACTCACGACCTTGGAGTTGTTGCTTCTATTGCTGACTATATTTCAATTATGTATGCTGGTCAAATTATCGAAGAAGGTACTTCAAGAGAAATTTTACATAATCCTAAACACCCATATACTTGAGGTTTAATCTTAAGTATGCCTGACTTAAACAAAGGAAAAAGACTTTCAACAATTCCGGGAAGTGTTCCTTCAAGTTTAAATAACATTGTTGGTGATGCTTTCGCAGTTAGAAACGAATATGCATTAGGTAGAGACTTTAGTGTTGAACCTGATTTTTACCAAATTAGTGAAACTCATAGAGTAAAATCAGCACTTCAAGATCCGCAAGCACCAGAATACCAAGCACCTGAATTAATCCAAAAACTATGAGAGGAATTTAAAAAATAATGACAGAAAAAGTTTATAAAATAAAAAGATTCCTTTTTGGCGAAAAAAGGGTTATCAGAAAACAAACAAAAGGTGTTGAGCAATTGCTACAACCAAATGCAAATCAAGAAATTTTAGCATCACTTAGAAACGTTGATATCAACTACGGTACAGGTGTTAAAGAATTCAAAGCTGTAGCAGATTTAAACTTAAACATCTATAAAGGTGAAGTTTTAGGTTTAGTAGGTGAATCAGGTTCAGGTAAAAGTACAATTGGTAAAGCGATAGTAGGTTTAGTTCCATATAAATTTGGTGAAATTAAACTTCTAAATAAAACATTACCTAAAAAACTTGGCAGAGGTTTTAAATTCGGTAAAAAATTAAAAGAATACAAAGAAATCGAAAACTTCTTAGTTAATAAAGTTCAAATGATTTTCCAAGATCCTGCTAACTCACTTAACCCACACGCAAACGTTGAAACAATAGTTTCAGAAGGTTTAACAAATACTAAAAACGCTAAAGAAATTTATCTTTACAACATAGATCAAGAAAATAAAAAAGAATTATATTCTGAATTATGTGATATTCACCACTCACAATTCTTTGGTGAATATGAAAATTGATTAAACGACCAAATTGCATTCAATGATAAAGTTGCGTATGATGCATTTTATGTTGAAACAAATAATAAAGTTAGAGAACTTAAAAATCAATACCTTAATAAGTTCATGGATAAATATCTAAAACAAAGAAATGAATTAAATAAACTTAGTGAAAATGATTGTAAAAGATTATTAGTTCGTGATATCTTAAGTTCTGTAGGTTTAGATGATTCTGTTTTAAGAAGATACCCATTAGAATTCTCTGGTGGTCAACAACAACGTATTGGTATCTCTAGAGCTGTTGTATTAAGACCACAATTACTTGTGGCTGATGAACCTATTTCAGCACTTGATGTTTCAATTCAAGCCCAAGTTGTTAATATCTTTAACGAACTTAAAGAAAAATATAATCTAACAATTTTATTCATCGCTCACGACTTACGTATGGTTGAATATATCTCAGATCGTATTGCAGTTATGAACAAAGGTAGATTACTTGAAGTTGGTACAACTGATGAAATAATGAATCATTCATTACACCCATACACAAAAAGTTTATTAGATGCTGTTCCTTCAATTAACAGTAAAAAAGGTAGTTTAATTGGATATAAATATGATATTAATATGCATAAATATACTGATGAAAATCAACCACAATGACTTAAAGTAAATGAAGATCATTTTATTCTAGCTACAGAAGAAGAATTAAACGATTGACAAAATAACAAATATTAATTTTATCCAAACCGAAAACGTTATCAAATTATGTTGATATCGTTTTTTATTATTTTTTCTAAAAATAACTATAAAAATACGGTTTAAATAGCTATTAACAACAATTTAAATCATATTTTGGGTTTTTTATTTTTTCCATTATTTTTTCATGGTAGAATTTTTATGTTTTAATCAATAAAAATATTAAAATAGGAGAATTTTAAACAATGTCTAAACTTAAAAATAAATTAATCGGGTCGTTTTTATTAGTTGGTTCTGCAGTAACCGCTATATCAATGTATCCAAACAGCAACAAAAACCAATTTCAAATTTTTGAAACTATGCCTGACCAAAAAGTGGAGCAATTTGTAACATTAGAAGCCGCTAAAGAATTCTACAAAAACATAATCAAATATCTTTCACAATTTATAACAGCTAACGAAGAAGAAACTGCTAAGCATAAATTAGAAGAAGAATTAAACAAAACTGAAAATGATACTCTATTTACAAGCAACCAAGAAGAATGAATTAAAAAAATTGATAGCAAATTAGATGCATTAATTCAATTAATTCATAAAAACTCACACGTTAAGATTGACGCGCTAAAAAATATTTCAATAGAAAAAGTAACTAAAGATCAAATTATCACATCTTATCCAGAGATATTTTCGAACGAAATTAAAACTTTAACAAGAAACGGAAATGAAGTAGATATAAAATTTGAACATAACTTAAATGAAGAAGTAACAAATGAAGAGTTCAAAAAATGAATTTCAAAAAATTCTAGCAAGAAATATACTTCGGATTTAAAAATTAACATAGATAGTTTTTTAGAATATACAGAAGCTAACAACGGTGTTCAACACTATATAAATCTTTACGAATCACTTTTAACATCATTTAATGAATATTCAGATATAATTACACCTCTTAAAGGTGATTACGAACAAGATAAAACTAAATATGATGAAATCAATAAATCAAACGGTATAAAAGCACTAGAACTCGAAAAATTATTCTATAAACTCGAAGAATCATATAGTGATTTCGAAGAGAAAGCTATATCAAAAATATTCGATAAACTTACTGCTATGTATGAAAATAATACTAGTGAATACGCAGTAATATTAAATGATTTTTTATCAGAATATAAAAAAGGTATTGTAACTAATGAAGATAAGCTAAATAATTTTGAAAATATTCAGTTATTTATAGCTGCTGCTACACCAATATACGAATTATTTGAAGAAATTAAAAAAGTTGAACACGTTAAACTTAAAGAAAGATTAAACGGCGAAGTTAATAAATTAATAAATTCAATTAACAAAAATGATAAAAGTGATTTATGAAGTTCTTTAATTAATGTAGATAAAGCTAACGCTCTATATGAAGACTATGAAAAACACAATACACTTTGAAATAAAGAAATAAAACCATTATTTGATAATACTACTTTAACAGAAACTCAAAGAAATCAACTTAAAACATATCTAGAATCAACACAAATCGATTTTGATAAAGCTTCAGAACTAGCTTCAAATTTCAGAAGAGTATTCAAAATGAGTGATGCTAAAGAAAAATTAGCAAATATTCAATTTGGTGATTATGATAGAGATATCCAAAGTTTAAAAGCAATTAGAACCAAATCAGCATTCCAACAATGAAAAGAAATGAATGAAGCTTCTAAAAATAAAATTAAAGAATTTTATGGAAATGATTTCTTAGTTTTTGATCCAATTGACAAAAATAAAGAAACAGAATCAAATACAGACACAAACACAAATACAGAAGAAAATCAAAATCCTAATACCGGAGAAACAACAAACGAAAAAACAGAACCAAAAACACCTGAAACACAACCTGAAACTCAAACAGAAGAAAAATCTAATTCATGAAAAATTTGAACAGTTGTTGCTGGTTTAACAGCTTCTTTAGGAGCGTTAGTTGTATTATTCTTTATTAAAAGAAAGAAAAACAAATAATAAAAACATTTAAAGTTGAAAATTAATATTTTCAGCTTTTTTAATTATAAAATTAGAAATAAAAAAATCGCATTAGTGCGATTTTATATTAATTATTTTGCTCTGATAAATATCTAGAAACTTCGGCTGCACAGTCATCAACAACTGCTTCAACTTGATCGAATGAATCGATAACACATCCGGAAGCACGTTCGTGACCACCACCATTTCATTTAACAGCAACGTTTCTAACAATAGGTCCATTAGAACGTAATTCTACTCTAATTTTATGATTTTCTTCTTCAGTGAATTGAACTCAAATAGGGAATCCTTTAATATTAGCAATAGCGTTTACTTTAACTGATGATTGAGGAGTTTTACCCATTTTTAATGTATCTTCTAATGAGTTTTGAATGTATGCTACACCATCTCTTGTTTTTAAAGTAGATAATAATCAAGAATTAAATTTTAAATCTTCGAGACTAGTTGTTGCTAAACTTTTATGAATATAATCAGCTTCTAAACCAGCTTCGTATAATTTTGAAGATAAATATAAAGTTCTTGCTTGTACATTACTAAATAAGAATCTACCTGAATCAGTGTTAATTCCTAGGTATAAATAGTTAGCTGCTTTAGGAGTAATTTTTCAACCATTAACAACAGCAATTTCTGTAACCATTTCGTCAGCTGCTGAATATGAACTATCAACTCATCTGATTGTATTATCACCTAAATCATCTCCGTTTGGGTGATGATCAATTCTAATAATTGTAGGGAATAAATTTTTATCTAAAACTTCTCTAGATTCAATTCTTTCTTTACCGTTTGCATCGACTACAACACCTAATGATTTTGATAATATTTCATCACTAGGAACTTCATCCATTGTAAAATCTAAGAAATCAAAAACATTTTTATGATCACCAATTGCATAAACTTTTTTGTCCGGAAAATTTGTTTGGATCAATTCTTTTAAACCGAATTGAGAACCTAAACAATCACCATCTGGTCTAATGTGATGAAAAATTACTATCGAATCATATTTATAAATCTCTTTAGTTACTAATTCTAAATTTCCAATTTTCATTATTTTGCCTCTCATTCAACTATTAAATCATTAAGTTTTGAAATTACTTCTGGTATTTGATCAAAAGTATCAAGTGTTAAACCTGCTGCATTATCATGTCCACCACCATTGTATTCTTTAGCGATCTTATTAACAAGCGGTCCGTTTGATCTAAGTCTTCCTCTAACTTTTCCATCTTCTAATTGAACAAATAATGCTCAACAAGAATTATCATCAATGTTAGCTAAATCATTCACATATTGTGCAGCTTTAAATGAATCTATATTAAATTCTTTTAAGAATTCATCTTTAATTACGTAATATAGAACTCTACCTTCTTTTTTAAACTCTGATAAAATACGACCAGAAATTTTAATATCTAAAAGACTTCTTTTTGATAATTCTCTTAAAATCCCTTTTGGATGGAATCCATTTTCCATTAAGAACGCAACTAATTCATGCGTTCTTTTTGAAGTATCAGGATATAAGAATCTACCTGAATCTGTATTAATTCCTAAGTAAATATGTGATGAAGCTTTTTGTGTAACTTCTCATTTTGCATCATAAGCAATTTGAGCTATCATTTCAGCCGCAGCAACATAATGCTCGTCAATTCATTGATATTCATAATCAATATCTGCACCATTAGGGTGATGGTCAATTCTTAATCTTGCAGTTGTTTTTTTGTCATAAAGTAATTCTGCACACTCAATTCTATCACCGCTTGAAGCATCAACAACGATTGATAAAGAGTCATCAAAATTAATTTGATCAATTGGTGTAAATTTATAATCCATAAATTCAAAAACACCGTAATTATTTCCTACTGTATAAACATTTTTTTCTGGGAAGTTAGTTTTAATTAACTCCGCTAACCCGTGCTGTGAACCTAAACAGTCACCATCAGGTCTTATATGGTGAAAAATCACTATATTTTGATATTTTTTAATTGCATCAATTGCAACTTGTGAATTTCCTATTTTCATTATTTCTCCTAAATATTATTATTAATTTCTTCTAAATATTTATCTATTAATTCTAAATCAAAAACGTTATTTAAACATTCGACTAAATAATCTCTAAATTGGTCTAATTTTTCATTTGACGGATCTTCTTTTAGAATATTAAATTTTTCTTTTATTTCTTCTATTTTATCACTTTTAAGTTCTTTATAACTAACGATTTTGTTATAAAGAGTTTCTAAAACTTCGAATTTATTATCTAAAAATTGGTAAGCGTATAAATT contains:
- a CDS encoding ABC transporter ATP-binding protein; protein product: MKIKSKRYKKPKFKSKKVNKELEYIYIREYDEVEEYVTETHQHEFEVPVYADVEVKEEIIEELQPEVVIEETKEVEVEEPQPKEVIEETKEVEVEEAQPEEVIEETKTEEVPVVEEKTTKQKTNKKHAFCGWIKNKIFRKRDFDWETFYKNVQYQEFSDGSRLKIAAEIKDINLSFTNPARPGEKNIVLRNPSLKVYEGKIHAIIGESGSGKSVITSLLYGLTGDNAIIDSGEVKLYNNNVEKFSFKDWEKSHYRGRVVSAVFQNPMSTLNPTMKVGEQIIEGMLENKVVTNRKEAYKRAVEFLKLTKINDPEAVMKLYPHEMSGGMIQRIVIAAIVALEPKILVMDEPTTALDPTVQALVLDIIKELQEKLKLSIVFITHDLGVVASIADYISIMYAGQIIEEGTSREILHNPKHPYTWGLILSMPDLNKGKRLSTIPGSVPSSLNNIVGDAFAVRNEYALGRDFSVEPDFYQISETHRVKSALQDPQAPEYQAPELIQKLWEEFKK
- a CDS encoding ABC transporter ATP-binding protein, whose translation is MTEKVYKIKRFLFGEKRVIRKQTKGVEQLLQPNANQEILASLRNVDINYGTGVKEFKAVADLNLNIYKGEVLGLVGESGSGKSTIGKAIVGLVPYKFGEIKLLNKTLPKKLGRGFKFGKKLKEYKEIENFLVNKVQMIFQDPANSLNPHANVETIVSEGLTNTKNAKEIYLYNIDQENKKELYSELCDIHHSQFFGEYENWLNDQIAFNDKVAYDAFYVETNNKVRELKNQYLNKFMDKYLKQRNELNKLSENDCKRLLVRDILSSVGLDDSVLRRYPLEFSGGQQQRIGISRAVVLRPQLLVADEPISALDVSIQAQVVNIFNELKEKYNLTILFIAHDLRMVEYISDRIAVMNKGRLLEVGTTDEIMNHSLHPYTKSLLDAVPSINSKKGSLIGYKYDINMHKYTDENQPQWLKVNEDHFILATEEELNDWQNNKY
- a CDS encoding bifunctional oligoribonuclease/PAP phosphatase NrnA; the encoded protein is MKIGNLELVTKEIYKYDSIVIFHHIRPDGDCLGSQFGLKELIQTNFPDKKVYAIGDHKNVFDFLDFTMDEVPSDEILSKSLGVVVDANGKERIESREVLDKNLFPTIIRIDHHPNGDDLGDNTIRWVDSSYSAADEMVTEIAVVNGWKITPKAANYLYLGINTDSGRFLFSNVQARTLYLSSKLYEAGLEADYIHKSLATTSLEDLKFNSWLLSTLKTRDGVAYIQNSLEDTLKMGKTPQSSVKVNAIANIKGFPIWVQFTEEENHKIRVELRSNGPIVRNVAVKWNGGGHERASGCVIDSFDQVEAVVDDCAAEVSRYLSEQNN
- a CDS encoding bifunctional oligoribonuclease/PAP phosphatase NrnA — its product is MKIGNSQVAIDAIKKYQNIVIFHHIRPDGDCLGSQHGLAELIKTNFPEKNVYTVGNNYGVFEFMDYKFTPIDQINFDDSLSIVVDASSGDRIECAELLYDKKTTARLRIDHHPNGADIDYEYQWIDEHYVAAAEMIAQIAYDAKWEVTQKASSHIYLGINTDSGRFLYPDTSKRTHELVAFLMENGFHPKGILRELSKRSLLDIKISGRILSEFKKEGRVLYYVIKDEFLKEFNIDSFKAAQYVNDLANIDDNSCWALFVQLEDGKVRGRLRSNGPLVNKIAKEYNGGGHDNAAGLTLDTFDQIPEVISKLNDLIVEWEAK